The following are encoded together in the Halomonas halophila genome:
- the dnaN gene encoding DNA polymerase III subunit beta has translation MKFSISREALLRPLALVAGVVERRQTLPVLSNVLIQVEQDQVSLTGTDLEVELIGRTVASQVEQPGGITVPARKLMDICKSLPDQSEIQLSLEEGRAVLRSGRSRFTLSTLPVAEFPSIEDGQSSVELSLPRGTLKHLIDSTSFAMAQQDVRYYLNGMLLEFASNLVRAVSTDGHRLAVCSRPAEIQVEPSQKLIVPRKGILELVRLLDDSDEPVSLTLGATHIRAHTGDFTFTSKLVDGKFPDYERVVPRNGDKVFIAERSELRQVLSRTAILSNEKYRGVRLNLEEGNLRVMANNPEQEEAEENVAIEYSGPAMEIGFNVGYLVDVLNVLDQERVQMTLADPNSSALMEETGGGDALYVVMPMRL, from the coding sequence ATGAAATTTTCCATCTCCCGTGAAGCGCTGCTGCGCCCGCTGGCGCTGGTCGCCGGCGTGGTGGAGCGTCGCCAGACCCTGCCGGTGCTGTCTAACGTGCTGATCCAGGTCGAGCAGGACCAGGTCTCGCTGACCGGTACCGACCTCGAGGTCGAGCTGATCGGGCGCACCGTGGCCAGCCAGGTCGAACAGCCGGGCGGCATCACCGTGCCGGCGCGCAAGCTGATGGACATCTGCAAGTCGCTGCCGGACCAGTCCGAGATCCAGCTGTCGCTGGAAGAGGGGCGGGCGGTGCTGCGCAGCGGCCGCTCGCGCTTCACGCTCTCGACTCTGCCGGTGGCCGAATTCCCGAGCATCGAGGACGGCCAGAGCAGCGTCGAGCTGAGCCTGCCCCGCGGCACCCTCAAGCACCTCATCGACTCCACCTCCTTCGCCATGGCGCAGCAGGACGTGCGCTACTACCTCAACGGCATGCTGCTGGAGTTCGCCAGCAACCTGGTGCGCGCGGTGTCCACCGACGGCCACCGCCTGGCGGTCTGCTCGCGCCCGGCCGAGATTCAGGTCGAGCCGTCGCAGAAGTTGATCGTGCCGCGCAAGGGCATTCTCGAGCTGGTACGCCTGCTCGACGACAGCGACGAGCCGGTCAGCCTGACCCTCGGCGCCACCCATATCCGCGCCCACACCGGCGACTTCACCTTCACCTCCAAGCTGGTGGACGGCAAGTTCCCCGACTACGAGCGCGTCGTGCCGCGCAACGGCGACAAGGTGTTCATCGCCGAGCGTTCCGAGCTGCGTCAGGTACTGTCGCGTACCGCCATCCTCTCCAACGAGAAGTATCGCGGCGTGCGCCTCAATCTGGAGGAGGGCAACCTGCGGGTCATGGCCAACAACCCCGAGCAGGAAGAAGCCGAGGAGAACGTGGCCATCGAATACTCCGGGCCGGCCATGGAGATCGGCTTCAACGTCGGCTACCTGGTGGACGTGCTCAACGTGCTCGACCAGGAGCGGGTGCAGATGACCCTGGCCGATCCCAACAGCAGTGCGCTGATGGAAGAGACGGGAGGCGGCGACGCCCTCTACGTCGTCATGCCCATGCGTCTCTGA
- the recF gene encoding DNA replication/repair protein RecF (All proteins in this family for which functions are known are DNA-binding proteins that assist the filamentation of RecA onto DNA for the initiation of recombination or recombinational repair.): MPLDRLAFQGLRNLQALELTPGPGINLFAGANGSGKTSLLEGIHVLGMGRSFRTRRLPNAIAHDAESLTLHARLAGDPPVPLGVRRRRDAEELELRLGGERLDRLSGLVEVLPLQLINPDAFRLLKGSPAGRREFLDWGVFHVKHDFLDAWRRYRRALKHRNALLRHGRMHDASLDAWEQELVLWGERLDTLRRDWMADFQPVFSETLAGLIELPGLTLRYSRGWDRKRSLAEVLQQGRDTDRQMGFTQQGPQRADLGIRLDRRPAVEVLSRGQQKLVVSALKLAQGRLLEQATGQSCVYLIDDLPAELDEAHRRVFCAWLEQMRCQAFITSVDPEALAGAWDSRTPVAMFHVKRTESGQGQLLPTDRQTS, translated from the coding sequence ATGCCACTCGATCGTCTCGCCTTCCAGGGCCTGCGCAACCTGCAGGCCCTGGAGCTCACGCCCGGGCCGGGCATCAATCTCTTCGCGGGCGCCAACGGCAGCGGCAAGACCAGCCTGCTCGAGGGCATCCACGTGCTCGGCATGGGGCGCTCCTTCCGCACGCGCCGCTTGCCCAATGCCATCGCCCACGATGCCGAGAGCCTGACCCTCCACGCCCGCCTGGCGGGCGATCCCCCGGTGCCGCTCGGCGTGCGCCGCCGCCGCGATGCCGAGGAGCTCGAGCTGCGGCTGGGCGGCGAGCGCCTGGACCGCCTCTCGGGGCTGGTCGAGGTGCTGCCGCTGCAGCTGATCAATCCTGACGCCTTCCGCCTGCTCAAGGGCTCGCCGGCCGGTCGCCGCGAGTTTCTCGACTGGGGCGTGTTTCACGTGAAACACGATTTCCTCGACGCCTGGCGGCGCTATCGTCGCGCCCTCAAGCATCGGAATGCCCTGCTCAGGCATGGTAGAATGCACGATGCTTCACTGGATGCCTGGGAGCAGGAACTGGTGCTGTGGGGCGAGCGACTGGACACCCTGCGCCGTGACTGGATGGCGGACTTTCAGCCGGTGTTCAGCGAGACCCTGGCCGGGTTGATCGAGCTGCCGGGCCTGACCCTGCGCTATTCGCGGGGCTGGGATCGCAAGCGCTCCCTGGCCGAGGTGCTGCAGCAGGGGCGGGACACCGATCGCCAGATGGGATTCACGCAGCAGGGGCCGCAGCGGGCCGACCTGGGTATCCGCCTCGACCGACGGCCGGCCGTGGAGGTGCTTTCACGGGGACAGCAGAAACTGGTGGTGAGCGCCCTGAAGCTGGCCCAGGGGCGTCTGCTGGAGCAGGCCACGGGCCAGTCCTGCGTCTATCTGATCGACGATCTTCCCGCCGAGCTGGACGAAGCGCACCGCCGGGTCTTCTGCGCCTGGCTGGAGCAGATGCGCTGCCAGGCTTTCATCACCAGTGTCGACCCGGAGGCGCTGGCCGGCGCCTGGGATTCGCGGACGCCGGTGGCGATGTTTCACGTGAAACGCACCGAATCGGGGCAGGGGCAGCTGCTGCCAACGGACAGACAGACTTCATGA